A window from Equus caballus isolate H_3958 breed thoroughbred chromosome 8, TB-T2T, whole genome shotgun sequence encodes these proteins:
- the CNDP1 gene encoding beta-Ala-His dipeptidase, whose product MFSPSSPPARLLEKVIQYIDLHQDEFVQTLKEWVAVESDSIQPVPRLRQELFRMMALAADKLRRLGASVDSVDGGSQQLPNGQTLPIPPIILAELGNDPKKPTVCFYGHLDVQPARREDGWLTDPYTLTEVDGKLYGRGATDNKGPVLAWINAVSAFRAMEEDLPVNIKFIIEGMEEAGSVALEELVRREKDRFFSSVDYVVISDNLWISRRKPALTCGTRGNSYFTVEVKCRDQDFHSGTFGGILNEPMADLIALLGSLVDSSGHILIPGIYDHVAPLTEEEKKMYEAIDLDLEEYRNSSQVKKFLFDTKEEILMHLWRYPSLSIHGIEGAFEEPGAKTVIPGRVIGKFSIRLVPHMNMSVVETQVKQHLEYIFSKRNSSNQMVVSMALGLHPWIANIKDNQYLAAKRAIKTVFGTEPDMIRDGSTIPIANIFQDVIQKSVMMLPLGAVDDGEHAQNEKINRWNYIEGSKLFAAFFLEMAKLH is encoded by the exons ATGTTCTCTCCGTCCTCACCGCCCGCCCGGCTGTTAGAGAAGGTCATCCAATACATCGATCTCCATCAGGATGAATTTGTCCAG ACGCTGAAGGAGTGGGTGGCCGTTGAGAGCGACTCCATCCAGCCTGTGCCTCGCCTCAGACAGGAGCTCTTCCGAATGATGGCCCTGGCTGCAGACAAGCTCCGGCGCCTGGGAGCCAGCGTGGACTCCGTGGACGGGGGCTCTCAGCAG CTGCCCAATGGTCAGACTCTCCCGATCCCTCCCATCATCCTAGCCGAACTGGGGAATGATCCGAAGAAACCCACTGTGTGCTTCTACGGCCACCTGGACGTGCAGCCTGCTAGAAGGGAAGATGGGTGGCTCACGGACCCTTACACGCTGACGGAGGTGGACG gaaaactttaCGGACGAGGAGCAACAGACAACAAAGGCCCCGTTTTAGCATGGATTAATGCTGTGAGCGCATTCAGAGCCATGGAAGAG GATCTCCCCGTGAATATCAAATTCATCattgaagggatggaagaagcaGGTTCTGTCGCTCTGGAGGAGCTTGTCAGAAGAGAAAAGGACCGGTTCTTCTCCAGTGTAGACTACGTGGTAATTTCAGATAATCTGTGGATCAGCCGGAGGAAGCCAGCGCTCACCTGTGGAACACGAGGGAACAGCTACTTCACTGTGGAG GTGAAATGCAGAGATCAAGATTTTCATTCGGGAACCTTTGGTGGTATCCTTAATGAACCAATGGCTGATTTGATTGCTCTTCTCG gtagccttgtagactcatcgggtcatattctgatccctggaatctatgaccacgtggctcctcttactgaagaggaaaaaaaaatgtacgaagccattgacctggacctagaagaataccggaatagcagccaggttaagaaatttctgtttgacaccaag gaggaaattctaatgcacctatggaggtacccatctctttctattcacgggattgagggcgcctttgaggagcctggagctaaaacagtcatacctggccgagttataggaaaattttcaatccgtctagtccctcacatgaatatgtccgtggtggaaacacag gtaaagcagcatcttgaatatatattttccaaaagaaatagttccaaccagatggttgtttctatggcactaggactacacccatggatcgcaaatattaaagataatcagtatcttgcagcaaaaagagccatcaaaacag tgtttggaacagagccagatatgatccgggatggatcaaccataccaattgccaatatattccaggatgttatccaaaagagtgtgatgatgctcccgctgggcGCTGTGGACGATGGAGAGCACGCGCAGAATGAGAAAATCAACAG gtggaactacATAGAGGGATCCaaattatttgctgcctttttcctagagatggctaagctgcattaa